A portion of the Rhodococcus pseudokoreensis genome contains these proteins:
- a CDS encoding putative quinol monooxygenase: MSDLHVVATIPAKPGSEDIVGGGLSALAAESRKEEGCISYEVFESAAVAGTFVTVEVWTGQEALDAHMQSPHFQAALGKFGEHLAGAPGIHPLKPVS, translated from the coding sequence ATGTCCGATCTGCATGTCGTAGCGACCATTCCTGCCAAGCCCGGCTCCGAGGACATTGTCGGTGGCGGACTGTCCGCGCTGGCCGCGGAGAGCCGCAAGGAAGAGGGCTGCATCTCGTACGAGGTCTTCGAATCAGCCGCGGTCGCGGGAACCTTCGTCACCGTGGAGGTGTGGACCGGCCAGGAGGCGCTCGACGCGCACATGCAGTCGCCGCACTTCCAGGCCGCGCTCGGGAAGTTCGGTGAGCACCTCGCCGGGGCACCGGGGATCCACCCGCTGAAGCCGGTTTCCTAG